In a genomic window of Cytobacillus sp. FSL H8-0458:
- a CDS encoding dynamin family protein codes for MTLEKQLISKTFYKTFMESNENVHPIRVLGELYVAEQQNEMPDLTNIRFAQGEVYFRNKDYEAAIFKWESIPNELGPWAQKNMADAYFELDLLSNAEDFYKSIETDSEVLKTEVLLQLFSLYIQRGKLELAVESIKEAVRLNPDYPDVTDLARGFFEEHSDWGNAVELAVNEAIRTESLSWFEVLHSYVEQGRTAKMEPNYFSEALSVLYRADQAHFEGLSAALWDSYKKSDLYFSWLKEYNHLLLNMEPGRSHTWSVLSELYKETYLELISGKYLIRDLSHLIPNHITNWVKIAAPSHYLVSASAVLAWSEIFPSNIDSSAVSEAESLVSRSVRYQEGLEESFKLFENIMKWAKDKGVLMGERFEWMVRELLDLDSGHLLIAGAASNGKSAFVNTLLGEELMGDSTSASVLFKDSDEAEIHAITDEEVRTISDLEGFRQSAEKSQQMLIRCRMPFTFLQNNRLAVIDTPGLAGQSKFRNGVFQYLHFADSMLFVLNADSPLTDKELDLAVRMREQAPELPIHFLLSKMDRIPDSQDAIELLDETQSRVHTYFPKAKVFAFSAYYDSESQLNDLAVFIKSMMDGRNRKEERTAKVLYYIKKSIKFLLEKRVEMENSLIDTIKWNEEMVTKLKGANNQLMDMEEEKVRTIKRSYSKIKEEMRADLEKQIPELLRNCSEMVTEDSDFGKIHSELNDEMNNRIHQYIEDTVLPEFHVSIQEWIAESEGEFRSSQAYLDEMSEGFNELYGEEKIALDCDFRVLDDWRRDADRMTRGSVQLEKANILNRFSPSQFLLKSAGKLLGAIQQNKTMLHNKYKQFIEHEDYSEIAEFITDKFMQQFELFEKSLERDIKMFFRNPFDVLNNTVEETYTNIAENKEALSDMRKNPEIYQDPLTLFDLKLRQFEWMTSAGERVKEYR; via the coding sequence ATGACTTTAGAGAAGCAGCTAATCAGCAAAACCTTTTATAAGACCTTTATGGAATCTAATGAAAATGTGCATCCGATCAGGGTTTTGGGTGAACTGTATGTGGCTGAGCAGCAGAACGAGATGCCTGATTTAACTAATATCCGCTTCGCCCAGGGTGAAGTCTATTTCCGTAACAAGGATTATGAAGCGGCCATTTTTAAATGGGAAAGCATTCCGAATGAATTGGGGCCATGGGCTCAGAAAAATATGGCTGATGCATATTTTGAATTAGATCTGCTTTCAAATGCAGAGGACTTTTATAAATCCATTGAAACAGATTCTGAGGTGTTAAAGACCGAAGTGCTTCTCCAGCTGTTTTCACTTTACATACAGCGCGGCAAGCTTGAATTGGCTGTTGAATCCATTAAAGAGGCAGTTCGGCTAAATCCGGATTATCCGGATGTGACCGATCTTGCACGAGGGTTCTTTGAAGAACACAGTGATTGGGGAAATGCAGTGGAGCTGGCTGTCAATGAAGCAATCAGGACGGAATCCCTATCCTGGTTTGAAGTTCTTCATTCGTATGTGGAACAGGGGCGGACAGCAAAAATGGAGCCGAACTATTTCAGTGAGGCGCTTTCGGTGTTATACCGTGCAGATCAGGCTCACTTTGAAGGCTTATCAGCGGCTCTGTGGGATAGCTACAAGAAATCTGATCTGTATTTCTCATGGCTGAAAGAATATAATCATCTTCTCCTGAATATGGAACCGGGACGCTCACATACATGGAGCGTGCTTTCGGAGCTTTATAAGGAAACTTATCTTGAATTGATCAGCGGCAAGTATTTAATCCGGGATTTATCCCATCTGATACCAAATCACATAACGAATTGGGTGAAAATAGCTGCCCCTTCTCATTATCTTGTTTCGGCATCGGCAGTACTGGCATGGAGCGAAATATTCCCATCCAATATTGACTCTTCTGCTGTCAGTGAAGCAGAAAGCCTTGTGAGCCGTTCTGTCCGTTATCAGGAAGGCCTGGAGGAAAGCTTTAAGCTTTTCGAAAATATCATGAAATGGGCAAAGGATAAAGGCGTCCTGATGGGTGAGCGATTTGAATGGATGGTCCGTGAGCTCCTTGATTTGGATTCCGGACATTTGCTGATTGCCGGTGCAGCTTCAAATGGAAAATCCGCGTTTGTTAACACTCTTCTCGGTGAAGAGCTGATGGGGGATTCTACATCTGCTTCAGTGCTGTTCAAGGATAGTGATGAAGCGGAAATCCATGCTATTACGGACGAGGAAGTACGGACCATTTCTGATCTTGAGGGTTTTAGGCAAAGTGCAGAGAAAAGCCAGCAGATGCTCATCCGCTGCAGAATGCCATTCACCTTTTTACAGAATAATAGACTAGCTGTCATCGATACACCAGGTCTTGCGGGTCAAAGCAAGTTCAGAAATGGTGTGTTCCAATATCTTCATTTCGCTGACAGCATGCTATTTGTCCTTAATGCGGATTCGCCTCTGACAGATAAAGAGCTGGATCTTGCTGTGAGAATGAGAGAACAGGCTCCGGAACTGCCTATTCATTTCCTTCTCAGTAAAATGGATCGGATTCCGGACAGCCAGGATGCTATAGAACTTCTTGATGAAACTCAGTCCCGTGTTCATACCTATTTCCCGAAAGCAAAGGTATTTGCTTTTTCCGCCTATTATGACAGCGAAAGCCAGCTCAATGATTTAGCCGTCTTTATCAAGTCGATGATGGATGGGCGGAACCGGAAAGAAGAGCGTACAGCAAAAGTTCTTTACTATATAAAAAAATCCATCAAATTCCTTCTTGAAAAGCGAGTTGAGATGGAAAACAGCTTGATTGATACGATTAAATGGAACGAAGAGATGGTGACAAAACTAAAGGGTGCCAATAATCAGCTGATGGATATGGAAGAAGAGAAGGTCCGGACGATTAAAAGATCTTACAGTAAGATTAAAGAAGAAATGAGAGCGGATCTTGAGAAGCAGATTCCGGAACTGCTTCGGAACTGTTCAGAAATGGTGACAGAAGACAGTGATTTCGGAAAAATCCATTCTGAGCTAAATGATGAAATGAATAATCGGATACATCAATATATTGAAGATACGGTTTTGCCGGAGTTTCATGTTTCCATTCAGGAGTGGATTGCGGAAAGTGAAGGAGAATTCAGAAGCAGCCAGGCATATTTGGATGAGATGAGCGAAGGCTTCAATGAGCTATACGGCGAGGAGAAAATCGCGCTGGACTGTGACTTCAGGGTTCTGGATGACTGGCGCCGCGACGCGGACCGGATGACGCGCGGGAGTGTTCAGCTGGAAAAGGCCAACATTCTAAACCGCTTTTCGCCATCACAGTTCCTGCTGAAGAGTGCAGGAAAGCTGCTTGGAGCGATTCAGCAGAATAAAACCATGCTCCATAATAAATATAAACAGTTCATTGAGCATGAAGACTATAGCGAAATTGCAGAATTCATCACCGATAAATTCATGCAGCAATTCGAACTCTTCGAGAAATCGCTTGAGCGGGATATTAAGATGTTCTTCAGAAATCCGTTTGACGTATTGAATAATACAGTTGAAGAGACATATACGAACATTGCAGAAAATAAAGAAGCATTAAGCGATATGCGCAAAAATCCTGAGATTTACCAGGATCCTCTGACACTATTTGACTTGAAGCTCCGCCAGTTTGAATGGATGACTTCAGCAGGGGAAAGAGTTAAGGAATATCGTTAA
- a CDS encoding MFS transporter produces MHLEKAAKETLWTKSFIMLMVGNLFIFMSFQMLIPTLPPYIKSIGATGLEIGLVTALFSIGAVLSRPFIGFMLEYKARKQLVLIGAAALLAITIIYPLSSVVMIFLLFRFIHGLAWGWSTTVNGTAAVDVVPNSRLGEGMGYYGLSVTIGMIIAPSLGIYLYQITSFTNLIYISSVLGVIAIVLLAVVRYETPEAVMKTRKEDLKFSYLGSLVEKSSWFPAFITIIVTFGYGSIVTFIVIFGEERGIDQIFLFYLFNAIMASLSRPVAGKWFDQRGPMGLVLLCTFLTFIGMWVLSFAHSNLFIIISGILFGIGFGSLIPTLQSWTLSMTPSNRRGVANGMFFSSIDLGIGLSGLVFGVLAQFVETAALFQISSVFLILGMAVTVLYGRQRRAGRPQQAS; encoded by the coding sequence ATGCACTTGGAAAAGGCTGCAAAAGAGACTTTATGGACCAAGTCTTTCATTATGCTGATGGTTGGGAATTTATTTATTTTTATGTCCTTTCAGATGCTGATTCCAACATTGCCTCCATATATAAAGTCCATAGGGGCAACTGGTCTTGAAATTGGGCTGGTGACAGCACTGTTTTCGATTGGAGCCGTTTTGAGCAGGCCTTTCATCGGGTTCATGCTGGAATATAAAGCAAGAAAGCAGCTGGTGCTGATTGGGGCAGCAGCGCTTTTGGCAATAACCATAATTTACCCGCTTTCAAGCGTGGTGATGATTTTTCTGTTGTTCCGATTCATTCATGGGCTTGCATGGGGCTGGTCAACTACTGTGAATGGGACAGCTGCTGTAGATGTAGTGCCTAATTCCAGGCTTGGAGAAGGAATGGGTTACTATGGCCTGAGTGTTACGATCGGAATGATCATTGCTCCAAGTCTTGGAATCTACCTATATCAGATTACTTCCTTTACCAATCTTATTTATATCTCAAGTGTACTCGGAGTGATTGCCATTGTGCTCCTGGCTGTTGTCCGCTACGAAACGCCTGAGGCTGTTATGAAAACAAGGAAAGAGGACCTTAAATTCTCTTACCTGGGGTCTTTAGTGGAAAAATCCAGCTGGTTTCCTGCATTCATCACAATAATTGTGACATTTGGATATGGCTCTATTGTAACGTTCATCGTTATTTTTGGAGAAGAGCGCGGCATTGATCAGATTTTCCTTTTCTACCTGTTTAATGCGATTATGGCATCGCTCTCAAGGCCGGTTGCCGGAAAGTGGTTTGACCAGCGGGGGCCGATGGGGCTTGTGCTGCTTTGTACGTTCCTGACTTTCATAGGAATGTGGGTACTTTCCTTCGCTCATTCGAATTTGTTTATTATCATTAGCGGAATTTTGTTTGGAATTGGCTTTGGCTCATTGATTCCTACTTTGCAGTCCTGGACGTTATCGATGACACCATCCAACCGGCGCGGTGTGGCAAACGGAATGTTCTTCTCCTCTATCGACCTTGGCATTGGACTAAGCGGGCTTGTGTTTGGGGTGCTTGCCCAGTTTGTGGAAACGGCGGCACTATTCCAAATATCAAGTGTGTTCCTGATTCTGGGCATGGCTGTTACAGTCCTCTATGGGAGACAGCGCCGGGCCGGACGGCCGCAGCAAGCCTCATAA
- a CDS encoding alpha/beta hydrolase, translating to MSVKYPVLEGAEPFYFEGNEIGILVSHGFTGSTQSMRPLGEAYGNAGYTVCGPRLRGHGTHYEEMETTTYQDWIHSVETGYRWLKERCSTIFVTGLSMGGTLTLYMAEKYPEIKGIIPINAAVEIPDMAAAASLEDVRFLDAIGSDIKNPDIKELAYEKTPVKSLGEITELMKKVKADLGKVTCPALIFVSKEDHVVPPSNSQEIYSGIKSADKELVTLDNSYHVATLDNDQDIIIERTLHFLKRVLETSSLQG from the coding sequence ATGTCTGTAAAGTATCCGGTTTTAGAAGGAGCAGAACCTTTTTATTTTGAAGGAAATGAAATTGGGATTCTGGTTTCACATGGCTTTACCGGTTCAACTCAAAGTATGCGTCCGCTTGGGGAAGCTTATGGAAATGCTGGATATACGGTCTGCGGTCCACGCCTGAGGGGACATGGCACTCATTATGAAGAAATGGAAACAACGACCTATCAGGACTGGATTCATTCTGTTGAAACAGGCTATCGGTGGCTGAAAGAGCGCTGCAGTACAATATTCGTTACAGGTCTGTCAATGGGCGGTACCCTGACATTGTATATGGCTGAGAAGTATCCGGAGATTAAGGGGATTATCCCAATTAATGCAGCTGTTGAGATTCCTGATATGGCGGCAGCAGCGAGCCTTGAGGATGTCCGCTTCCTTGATGCAATTGGTTCAGACATAAAAAATCCTGATATAAAAGAGCTTGCCTATGAAAAGACACCGGTTAAATCGCTTGGTGAAATAACGGAACTTATGAAGAAGGTGAAAGCTGATTTAGGGAAAGTGACTTGTCCTGCGCTAATTTTTGTCTCAAAAGAAGATCACGTAGTTCCTCCTTCCAACTCACAGGAAATATACAGCGGCATAAAATCAGCTGACAAGGAATTAGTCACTCTGGACAACAGCTATCATGTGGCAACGCTGGATAACGATCAGGATATCATTATAGAAAGAACACTGCATTTTCTGAAGCGGGTACTGGAAACAAGCAGCCTTCAGGGGTGA